The Girardinichthys multiradiatus isolate DD_20200921_A chromosome 23, DD_fGirMul_XY1, whole genome shotgun sequence DNA segment aattagataaatctttaaataaaataagatgaacatttcttttaacattattattttgttttatttcatggaatatttattaataatttatcaataccagtatttatttaattttgaatgaaacggctctccataggTTAGTGTTCTCTGAAATGCTTTTTACCAAAGGTGTAACAGGACGCACATCTACCTGAAAGTTAATTTCTTTTGTCTTGTTGGTCCTCAGAATATTTTTCCCAACAGTCTTGAGGATCATCtagatgttttttggcaaatctAAGACGcttgtctctttcttattgttgaatcatggaCTGAGGCAAGTGAGCCCTGCAGAGCTTCAGATGCTGTTCTGGGTtcctttgtgacctcctggatgagtcatcgGTGCCATCCTGGAGGGATTTTGGTGGGCCAGCCACTCTTGGCGCCACTGATCCATACTTTCTTAATTTGTGAATAATTGCTCCAACTGTGGTCAACCAAATCCCAAACCCTTTGAAATAGCTTTGTGACCCTTTCCAGATTGATAGACAtcaaaaaactgtttatcaTCAAATTTCTTCAGATCAGAAGGTGATGTGAtgcttttgagatcttttagcctactttatgTTTCCAGACATGTTCTATTAGTTGATCAGAGACCCTGAAAGTCCAAACTGACAGCCTACTTTTTGTGAACGCTGTGATCTTTTTGCAGGCCACTGAGGTGAAGGTCAATGAGGTGGAGTTCAACCCTAAGTTTGTCTGCCGGATGATCCCCAAACTGGAGTGGAGCACTCTGGTCCAGGCTGCAGACCAGGTTAGTCAGAGATCATCAGTGTTCTTCCAAACCTGAAAGTCCGCCCCGCAGAGCAGAGATGTAAAATTACGGCTTAAAGTAGGGATGCACCGATATGAGAGCGTGGGCTGATATTGATAATAATATTGCCATTAAGGTCGATAACTGATATTTGCCAATATTGTATATATTTCCCTACCCATTCAACACCGTGATAAAATGACCACACCACTGatattgcttctctgcttcacaATCTCACAGTCCTTTGCTGCATCGCTGTCACATGCCCAAACAAACACCATTGGCCAACCCCCTTTCCTCCCCctccagaaacaaacaaacagcaacaagatggaaataaacattggtTGTTAATATCGGCCTGATACtgacatgttaaaaaaatgacTAACACTGGCCGATACTGACATTAATGGCGACATATTGTCTATGCTTAAAGTATGCAGGTATATCACAGCTTCCCAGAGCGAACGTTTGTGACATTGTGGTGGTTTTTCCCTCCACAGCTGGGTCATCGAGAGGAGCTGCCAGGTGAGCTGGTACCAGACTACGAGAAAAACGGAGACTTCCTGAAGAAAGTTCACCGAGTACTGCTGGAGGTAAAGATCTCACCGACTTCACTGCCCACAGCTGCAGCGCTACTTACTGCAGAGTAAATAATAATGGGAATGTATTGGGTTGCTCTGGATTGgagctttgttgttgtattttaCTGGTGCTGGGGCTCTCTTAGCACCAGTTCTTTGAGATAGCGAAAGCTATGGCTCTGTCCCAAATTAAACTGGTTCTAGCTCAGCACCTACTCCTGGCTGGGCCAGACGGGAGAACCGCTTTTATCAAGAGCTGGAGACGGGGTAATCAAGGCCCACAACCAATCAAAACCCCGGAGTTAGTTTAGCTTTTGATCCGTCTAATTTacgacaaaaataataaaacgcTGAACTTTAAGATTAATACAAGTTGGTTTTACTTTGGAATAATATTAGCTAGAAGTCTCTGACCTTTTTGCTGTTTAGTTTGACATCACACTTCATAAAGTTCAGTGTACCacataaagatgtttttaacGAAGCTACTCTCCACTAAATtcataaaaatcattttcatcTCTTCTTAAACACTGCTGGTCCTTTAATAACTTTAGATAGGGTTAGTAGAACCTGCTTCAGACATTGCTTAACCCCTGTTTGCAGTTCTGCTGGTACCGATCAGGACCAGGAATCACCACAGGTGGTTTAAAACAGCGCCTCAAAGTGAAACCGATGATAGCAGGAcatcattttgaaaataaactgaGATTAATACTGATTTTTGTTGTCAAACTGTTTACCTGAGCTGTGATCTTACAGGAACAAACATTTACTGGATGAAACATTTAGTGACGTTATAAAGTGGCTCTAAACCAGCTCGCCGGTGGTGAAAAACCAAACCAGTTCTTTTTATAGAACCAGTTAACCACTGGTTCTTGCACCAGCCCTGGTTATGTACTGGAATGCCTTTGGTGTCGGGGCTCAGCAATTTTACAACCTGAAGAGTCATTTTTTCCCCTTGGTTCAGATAAATAAAATTTCTAAAGGGCCGCAAAACCTACATGGCCATTGGAGAAAATGACATCAGCTTTTAGAAATATATGGAAGAGgacatttgttttgatttctaaAGGACTACCATTTTATTTCAATGTTCAGGTTTTCAAATACAGGAAAACGTCAACAAAACACaagttttacaaaaagaaaatacaatttctgCTAATTTATGAAAGATTATGTcatgaaacacattttctttgtgaaatcattagtttttgcaaaaaataaataaaaatacagacagaaatggcaaaaaacaaatatctcaTAAATATTTGCAACACGTGTCGTGAGTGCTGTGGTGGAAATAccataaaatgattaaataaaaacatgtagaaaaacagctaaaagtAGCCTTTTTTTTAGCTAAACAATGCCCAATGCTTCAGCATTTTTGGCCAAAGTTACTAGGAGCCACTATGGGTCGTCTAAGGAGCCACTTGCAGCTCTGGAGCCACtggttgcagacccctgcaCTAAAAGAAACCTAATCAGCAGCACACAGAAATACATGATGAACTGTCGGTCCCAGAGAAATCCATTAAAAATGTTGTGTCCAATCAGTAGACTTACGTATAAAAATGAATCAGTTAAGCAACACAATATCCTAAATATTATGAATATTAATACGTTTTAgtgagaaaacataaaaatgtttcagtaaagCTAAACattgaatgtttttataaaactaTGGTTAAAAATCTAACTCTGTCATTAAAAAATGATAAGATAAAGTAGCACAAACTTTTTACATGAGAgtaaaaaagtatattttattttgtaagtatGTTATTAAGATCTGGACCTAAAGTTGTTCCTGCATTTCAACTATCCTGACCAGCTATCCTTTTATAGTGCGACATTTTAGTCTCAAAGCATTACAAACAACCTTGTCTCTGCGTGTCTGTTGCAGGTGGAGGTGATAGAGGGATGTCTGCAGTGTCCTGAATCGGGTCGAGAGTTCCCGATCTCCAAAGGAATCCCCAACATGCTGTTGAACGAAGACGAGGCGTAGACGAGGCCTCTCTGCGACAATCTCGATCCAAACCTTTACCCAGACGGGACTGTTCTGTTATTCAGAGAGGAGCTGGACTCTGGTTTGAGTTGGCTCTGTGAGAGAAAAGGCCGCATCCTTCGGTTGTTGTAGTTATGACATTTTAAACGGCTCCTGCTGCAAGCAGATGGAAAAGATTAGAAGAATAATGGATGGAAACGTTCCCTGAGAGTAACCCCCAGTGGTTtgatctgtatttatttttgtaactgTTGCAGCTTTTTCTCTCTCAATAAACTGCTTCCTGACAGCTAAAATCATTCGGTTTTTGTGGAAAATATGGATTCACTTATATTACAGACGTGCTGGAGTGCAACCGCTGAGAGGCACTGCTCTGAACCCCATCTCGCCCTCTCTCAGGGTTGGATGACGTGGCAGTGGCTTGTCTATATTTGGCTTTAAggaaaaagagggagaaaaaagcaggcaggcaggaagttgtttttaaagaagTCTGTTTTTTCCCCCCTCTCCTTAAAGCCACACATTACAGCTCTGTAACCCACACACACACGACACCCCACCTGGGCGGGATCCATGGATCTGAGGTGCCCCATAGTTTGTCACATCCTCCTAGACGCGCTGATAGACGGAGGCAAGGCCACACTGATAAATGAAGAGGCTTTCTGATGGTTTCTGGCCGTCTTTAGTTTGAAGCAGGAGTCAAGTCAGAACATGAGCTTGTTTGTtcaggcagcgttatcattttTAGAAACTCTGCCAGGACAGACGATGAAAGGAAGGGTTGGCCTGACCAGAAGCCTTGAGGCTGCCTGAGTCTTTCCTACCTTT contains these protein-coding regions:
- the trmt112 gene encoding multifunctional methyltransferase subunit TRM112-like protein; this encodes MKLLTHNMLTSHVKGVTKGYPLLIKATEVKVNEVEFNPKFVCRMIPKLEWSTLVQAADQLGHREELPGELVPDYEKNGDFLKKVHRVLLEVEVIEGCLQCPESGREFPISKGIPNMLLNEDEA